The following are encoded together in the Panicum virgatum strain AP13 chromosome 6K, P.virgatum_v5, whole genome shotgun sequence genome:
- the LOC120711992 gene encoding pentatricopeptide repeat-containing protein At1g80880, mitochondrial-like isoform X1 produces MWHRRVHINVPNFLKPVSASNQATTPNTRPSLMAPPLAAAIHRLPLSNLRHLLSSHHLRLCSSHSPSDQSDFEPDPDHPLPLPAATDDDGELASFVQRISSAASSASSPKDALSLLLSNSPTTGSSPAPASPALLVRTVWELRCDPDAAALAVRYGDECGAVAGADGAGAGPPAAEAWHLAVWAAGKARRFDLAWAVVRRMRRRGVLTRRAMVILMERCGLLNGICLHFVASALYAAANEVNKAIKTFDVMEKFKVEVDPTAFYSLLRALCKSKNIEDAEELLLLRKKFFPLTAEGFNIILDGWCNVITDVAEAKRVWREMSNYCITPDNISYTLMVSCFSKVGNLFDTLRIYDEMKRRGWTPGIGVYNSLVYVLTRENCMKDAQNIFSKLIDEGIQPDVETYNSMIVPLCESSKLDEARMVMESMIHKGIVPTISTYHAFLKQEGIDESLKLLQKMKEDGCGPKGDTFLMLIDKFFLLNESRNALRVWNEMRKYDINPACSHYMTVVQGLVKHGCIPRALEYYDEMKEKGFASDTQLDKEFETFLLANRDHWRGPGKYNIIPQRSKHFTMRSRMQ; encoded by the exons ATGTGGCACCGGCGAGTTCACATCAACGTACCAAACTTCCTCAAACCGGTCTCAGCCTCCAACCAGGCTACCACTCCAAACACTCGCCCTTCTCTCATGGCGccgcctctcgccgccgccatccaccgCCTTCCCCTTTCCAACCTCCGCCACCTCCTGTCGTCCCACCACCTACGCCTCTGCTCCTCCCACTCCCCCTCCGACCAAAGCGACTTCGAGCCAGACCCCGACCACCCCCTCCCACTGCCTGCCGccaccgacgacgacggcgagctcgcCTCCTTCGTCCAACGCATCTCcagcgcggcctcctccgcttCCTCCCCGAAGGACGCGCTCTCTCTCCTCCTTTCCAACTCTCCTACCACGGGCTCATCGCCAGCCCCAGCATCCCCCGCTCTCCTCGTCCGCACGGTCTGGGAGCTGCGCTGCGacccggacgccgccgcgctcgcggtTCGCTACGGAGACGAGTGCGGCGCCGTGGCTGGGGCCGATGGGGCGGGCgcagggccgccggcggccgaggcGTGGCACCTGGCCGtgtgggccgcgggaaaggcgCGGCGGTTCGACCTCGCGTGGGCGGTCGTGCGGCGCATGCGGCGCCGCGGGGTGCTCACTCGCCGCGCCATGGTCATCCTGATGGAGAGGTGCGGTCTCTTGAACGGAATATGTCTTCATTTTGTGGCTTCTGCATT GTATGCAGCTGCCAATGAAGTGAATAAAGCAAtcaaaacatttgatgtgatggagaagTTTAAAGTCGAAGTAGATCCAACTGCATTTTACTCCCTTCTCCGTGCTCTTTGCAAAAGCAAAAACATAGAGGATGCTGAGGAGTTGCTTCTTCTGAGAAAGAAATTCTTCCCACTTACTGCAGAAGGTTTCAATATAATTCTAGATGGTTGGTGTAATGTGATCACTGATGTGGCTGAAGCAAAGAGAGTTTGGAGAGAAATGTCCAATTACTGTATTACTCCTGATAATATATCCTATACTCTCATGGTCAGTTGTTTCTCAAAAGTAGGAAACCTTTTTGATACATTGAGGATTTATGATGAAATGAAAAGGAGGGGCTGGACTCCTGGTATAGGTGTTTACAATTCACTTGTCTATGTTCTGACAAGAGAGAATTGCATGAAGGATGCACAAAATATATTCAGCAAACTTATAGATGAAGGTATCCAACCGGATGTTGAAACATACAATAGTATGATAGTTCCACTTTGTGAAAGTTCTAAGCTTGATGAAGCACGAATGGTGATGGAAAGCATGATACATAAGGGCATTGTTCCAACCATTTCGACGTACCATGCATTTTTGAAGCAAGAAGGCATTGACGAATCACTGAAGCTCTTGCAAAAAATGAAGGAAGATGGTTGTGGCCCTAAGGGTGATACATTTCTCATGCTTATAGATAAATTTTTTCTACTGAACGAGTCTAGAAATGCTCTCAGAGTATGGAATGAAATGAGAAAATATGACATTAACCCTGCTTGTTCACACTATATGACCGTGGTCCAAGGTTTAGTAAAGCATGGATGTATACCAAGAGCTTTAGAGTACTATGATGAAATGAAAGAAAAGGGTTTTGCTTCTGATACACAACTTGACAAGGAATTCGAAACCTTTCTTTTGGCCAACAGAGACCACTGGAGAGGACCTGGCAAATACAATATCATTCCCCAACGGAGCAAACATTTTACAATGCGGTCAAGAATGCAATAA
- the LOC120711992 gene encoding pentatricopeptide repeat-containing protein At1g80880, mitochondrial-like isoform X2 — translation MWHRRVHINVPNFLKPVSASNQATTPNTRPSLMAPPLAAAIHRLPLSNLRHLLSSHHLRLCSSHSPSDQSDFEPDPDHPLPLPAATDDDGELASFVQRISSAASSASSPKDALSLLLSNSPTTGSSPAPASPALLVRTVWELRCDPDAAALAVRYGDECGAVAGADGAGAGPPAAEAWHLAVWAAGKARRFDLAWAVVRRMRRRGVLTRRAMVILMERYAAANEVNKAIKTFDVMEKFKVEVDPTAFYSLLRALCKSKNIEDAEELLLLRKKFFPLTAEGFNIILDGWCNVITDVAEAKRVWREMSNYCITPDNISYTLMVSCFSKVGNLFDTLRIYDEMKRRGWTPGIGVYNSLVYVLTRENCMKDAQNIFSKLIDEGIQPDVETYNSMIVPLCESSKLDEARMVMESMIHKGIVPTISTYHAFLKQEGIDESLKLLQKMKEDGCGPKGDTFLMLIDKFFLLNESRNALRVWNEMRKYDINPACSHYMTVVQGLVKHGCIPRALEYYDEMKEKGFASDTQLDKEFETFLLANRDHWRGPGKYNIIPQRSKHFTMRSRMQ, via the exons ATGTGGCACCGGCGAGTTCACATCAACGTACCAAACTTCCTCAAACCGGTCTCAGCCTCCAACCAGGCTACCACTCCAAACACTCGCCCTTCTCTCATGGCGccgcctctcgccgccgccatccaccgCCTTCCCCTTTCCAACCTCCGCCACCTCCTGTCGTCCCACCACCTACGCCTCTGCTCCTCCCACTCCCCCTCCGACCAAAGCGACTTCGAGCCAGACCCCGACCACCCCCTCCCACTGCCTGCCGccaccgacgacgacggcgagctcgcCTCCTTCGTCCAACGCATCTCcagcgcggcctcctccgcttCCTCCCCGAAGGACGCGCTCTCTCTCCTCCTTTCCAACTCTCCTACCACGGGCTCATCGCCAGCCCCAGCATCCCCCGCTCTCCTCGTCCGCACGGTCTGGGAGCTGCGCTGCGacccggacgccgccgcgctcgcggtTCGCTACGGAGACGAGTGCGGCGCCGTGGCTGGGGCCGATGGGGCGGGCgcagggccgccggcggccgaggcGTGGCACCTGGCCGtgtgggccgcgggaaaggcgCGGCGGTTCGACCTCGCGTGGGCGGTCGTGCGGCGCATGCGGCGCCGCGGGGTGCTCACTCGCCGCGCCATGGTCATCCTGATGGAGAG GTATGCAGCTGCCAATGAAGTGAATAAAGCAAtcaaaacatttgatgtgatggagaagTTTAAAGTCGAAGTAGATCCAACTGCATTTTACTCCCTTCTCCGTGCTCTTTGCAAAAGCAAAAACATAGAGGATGCTGAGGAGTTGCTTCTTCTGAGAAAGAAATTCTTCCCACTTACTGCAGAAGGTTTCAATATAATTCTAGATGGTTGGTGTAATGTGATCACTGATGTGGCTGAAGCAAAGAGAGTTTGGAGAGAAATGTCCAATTACTGTATTACTCCTGATAATATATCCTATACTCTCATGGTCAGTTGTTTCTCAAAAGTAGGAAACCTTTTTGATACATTGAGGATTTATGATGAAATGAAAAGGAGGGGCTGGACTCCTGGTATAGGTGTTTACAATTCACTTGTCTATGTTCTGACAAGAGAGAATTGCATGAAGGATGCACAAAATATATTCAGCAAACTTATAGATGAAGGTATCCAACCGGATGTTGAAACATACAATAGTATGATAGTTCCACTTTGTGAAAGTTCTAAGCTTGATGAAGCACGAATGGTGATGGAAAGCATGATACATAAGGGCATTGTTCCAACCATTTCGACGTACCATGCATTTTTGAAGCAAGAAGGCATTGACGAATCACTGAAGCTCTTGCAAAAAATGAAGGAAGATGGTTGTGGCCCTAAGGGTGATACATTTCTCATGCTTATAGATAAATTTTTTCTACTGAACGAGTCTAGAAATGCTCTCAGAGTATGGAATGAAATGAGAAAATATGACATTAACCCTGCTTGTTCACACTATATGACCGTGGTCCAAGGTTTAGTAAAGCATGGATGTATACCAAGAGCTTTAGAGTACTATGATGAAATGAAAGAAAAGGGTTTTGCTTCTGATACACAACTTGACAAGGAATTCGAAACCTTTCTTTTGGCCAACAGAGACCACTGGAGAGGACCTGGCAAATACAATATCATTCCCCAACGGAGCAAACATTTTACAATGCGGTCAAGAATGCAATAA
- the LOC120711993 gene encoding DNA replication complex GINS protein PSF3-like: MSINPPPCFTQKTRKEIQADAACVDLRVRCPYFYELGCKIVPLVSDKSIGLFLRYAFTSRYKEVLSKSHSSSMMTVPKFVPRLTKEEACVFESARESMAAFKKWRAGGVRLRKASILGRKRKTKLPDGTCTP; this comes from the exons ATGTCAATAAATCCGCCTCCATGCTTCACACAGAA AACTCGAAAAGAGATCCAAGCTGATGCGGCCTGTGTGGACTTGAGGGTTCGTTGCCCCTACTTTTATGAGCTAGGGTGCAAGATTGTTCCTTT GGTGAGTGACAAGAGC ATTGGCCTGTTCTTGCGCTATGCATTCACCAGTCGGTACAAAGAGGTTCTAAGCAAGTCTCACAGTTCTTCCATGATGACAGTGCCCAAGTTCGTCCCACGCCTTAccaaagaagaagcttgtg TATTTGAATCTGCTAGGGAATCTATGGCTGCTTTCAAGAAATGGCGTGCTGGTGGTGTGAGGTTACGAAAGGCTTCCATCCTTGGCAGGAAGAGGAAGACGAAGCTGCCTGATGGAACTTGTACTCCTTGA